The window GGGCTTCTCGGCCTTGAGCACGATCTGGGTGCCCATCGGCGTCTTGGCGACGTCCATGCCGCCGTAGCCGGCGCGACCGAGTTCGTCCTGGAAGAACTCGTCGATCTGGGTCCGCTGGAGGCCGTCCTCGATGAACTGCTGTTCGTCGGCCATTATTCGGCCACCTCCTCGAGAACGAGTTCGACGTCGACCTCGGGGGAGTTCCAGGGGTCGGCCCGCCCCATCGCGCGGGGCTTGCGGCCCTGCTGTTCGCCGACCTTGTGGGCGGCGACGTGCATGATCTCCATGGACTCGCCGTCGAAGCCCTGGTGGTCGGCGTTACCGATGGCGTTCTCCAGCAGGTCGAGGAAGGCCTCGCTGGCCTTCTCGGGGTAGCGGCCGGCGTCCCAGCCGTCGATGTCCGATCGGTGGCCGACGCCCGAGTTGTGGGACTTGAACGGGACGGACGTCTCGCCCTCGATCACGTCCTCGAGGTACGAGACCGCCTCGCCCGCGGTCATGCCCTTGATCTCCCGGGCGATGGCCTTGCTGTGCTTGTGGCTCATCTGCCGCTCCCGGAGCATCGCTTTCGCCGTCGTGTCCGGGTCGGCGTCGACTGAGTAGCTGATTCCCATGATTACTTGAGCGGTACGAACTTCGAGGAGCGGGTCGCCCCGATGCCGGCCTGTCCGTGTTCGACCGACGTCCGGGTGAGCTGGAACTCGCCCAGGTAGTGTCCGATCATCTCGGGCTCCACCCGCACGCGCTCGAAGCTCTGCCCGTTGTGGACCGCGAAGGTCAGGTCGACCATCTCCGGCACGATCGGCATGTCGCGCAGATGCGTCCGGATCGGGTCGTTGGCCGTCTCCTCGGGGTCCGCCTCGCGCGCGTCCTCGAGGAGCTTCTGCTTCTCCTCGGAGAGGCCGCGCTCGATACTTCGCCGCATGCGAGCGGGGAGCAGTTCCACGACTTCCTCGAGCTCCATCTCCTGCAGCTCGTCGAGCGTGTGACCACGGTAGGTGAACTCACCCTCGTGGCCGATTTGATATTCAGAACTCATTCGTCACCACCTCGGCCGGTCCGCTTCGAGGAGATGTCCCCGACCTTGCGGCCCGGCGGGGCGTTGCGCGAGATGGACTTGGGCTTGCCCGGGTGCTGGCGGCCACCGCCACCGAAGGGGTGGTCGACGGCGTTCATCGCGACACCGCGGACGTTCGGCCACTTCGTCCCGCGCGCTTTCATCTTGTGATGCTTGTTGCCGGCCTTGACCATCGGCTTCTCCGTCCGACCGCCACCGGCGACGACGCCGATGGTGGCCCGACAGTCGGGGTCGAGGCGCTTGACCTCGCCGGAGGGCAGCTGGACGACGGCCACGTTGCGGTCGTGGGTCATCAGCTGCGCGCTCACGCCGGAGGCGCGGGCGAACTTACCGCCGTCGCCCGGGTTGGCCTCGACGTTGCAGATCGGGACCCCTTCCGGGATCTCGGCGAGCGGGAGCGTGTTGCCCGGCTCGATCGAGGCGGAGACGCCCACCTGCAGTTCGTCGCCCGTGCCCACGCCCTCGGGCGCGAGCACGAGGCGGCGTTCGCCGTCCTCGAACTCGACGGCCGCGACGGGCGCCGAGCGGGCCGGGTCGTGTTCGACGTCGACGACCGTCCCGGCGACGACGTCGCCGTCCTCGACTTTGCGGTGCGAGAGGTCGGCCTTGTAGCGGTGCGACGGCGCCCGGAACGTGGGCGTGCCGCGACCGCGTCGTTGTCCCTGAATTCGTCGTCCCATTATCAGAACACCCCGATACGGGAGGCGACTTCCTGGGCGTCGTCGTCCTCGGACAGCCGGACGACCGCCTTCTTCTCGCCGTCCATCGTGTTCTGCGTGGTGATCTTCTCGACGGTGACGTCGTACTGCTCCTCGACCGCCTCGACGACGTCGCCCTTCGTGGCCGACGAGTCGACGGCGAACTGGAGCTTGTTCTCGAAGTCCATGTCGTTCATGGCCTTCTCGGTGACGTGGGGATGCTTGATGACGTCCCAGCTCATCGCTGCGCCACCTCCTCGAGAGCGCTCTCCGTCCAGATCGTCAGTCGGCCGGGCGCGGCGCCGGGCGCGAGGTCCTCCGCGTTGACCTCGCGGCCCGTCGTCACGTCGGCGCCGGCGAGGTTGCGCGCTGCGCGCGAGGGCTCCTCGCTGGTGACGAACAGGATCGACGACGGCCGTCGGTACTTCCGGCCACGGGCGGAGCCCTGGCCGGCCTTGATCTTCGTGTCCTCGGCGCGCTCGATGTCGGCGTCGACGCCGAGCGACTCCAGGACGTCGACGACCTCCTGGGTCTTCTGGAGGTCCTCGAACTCGTCGTCCAGCACCAGCGGGAGCTCGACGTCGTCGTCGAACTCGTGGCCGCGGTCGGCGACGAGTTCCGCGTCGGTGGTCGCGGCGACCGCCGAGCGGATGGCCTTCTTGCGCTCCTTGTCGTTGACGTCGAGGGAGCGATCCTTCTCCTCTTTCGGCGGGTGCGCGGGGCGCCCGCCCACGGTCTGGGGAACGCGGCGGCCCTGCCCGTTCTCGCGGGGCACGTGAGCCATGCCGCGGCCGCTACCGAACGACTCGGCGGGCGTTCGCAGCCCGGCGTAGTCGTCGGCGCCGTGGTCCTGCTTCCGGTTGGCCTGGGCGGCGCGGACAGCGCGCTGGATGAGGTCCGTTCGCACCGTGGTCTCGAAGACCTCGGGCAGGTCGACCTCGCCCGCGTCGTCGCCGTCCAGGTCGCGTACTGTTGCCTGCATGGGTTATCCCTGGTTGGACTCCTGAGAGACGTAGCGCACCTCGGGGTCGAGGCGCGGCTGCTCGTTCGGACGCACCGCGGGCCGGAAGCGCACGACGCGCTTGTCCGGGCCGGGCACCGAGCCCTTCACGAGCGTGTAGGAGCCGTCGACCTCGCCGTAGTTGACGAAGCCGCCCTCGACGCTCGCGTCGTCGCCCTCACCGATGTCGATGAGGCGCTTGTTGAGTTCGGTGCGCTGGTGGTACCCGGTCTGGCCCTGCTGGGGCACCGTCGAGCGGACCCGCGAGGGGTTCCAGGGGCCGAGGTTACCGATCCGTCGGCGCCAGCCCTGGCGGGCGTGCTTGCCCTTCCGCTTCTGGACGCCCCATCGCTTGACGGGGCCCTGGGTGCCCTTGCCCTTGGTGACGGCCGCGACGTCGGTGAACTCACCGGCGCGGAACACGTCGTTCATGGCGTGCTCGCCGCCGTCCTGGACGAGGTCCAGGGCGTGGTCGAGGCGGTCCGAGAGGGAGCCGCCGCCGACGCGCGTCTCCATCACGTCGGGCTTCTTCTTGGGCACGTTGGCCAGTTCGTCGGGGACGGTGTGCGTGACGACGCGCACGTCCGCGAGATTACCGGCGTCGAGTGCGTCGCGAATCTGTGCCTCTGCGCCGTCAGCGTCGTGCTCCTCGGGCAGGTCCAGCGCGCGATCGAGCTCCGAGTGGAACTCGTCGGCCCAGACCTCGGTGAGCGGACGCTGACCGTACGGCGTGTCTTCGTAGGCTCGCACTGCGACGGCGCGCATCGGGGGCGTCTCGACGACCGTCACGGGGACGGTCTCCTCCATCCCCTCGCGGGGGGAGTCGGGCTCGTCGTTGACGAGCACGACGTGGGTCATGCCGGCCTTGTAGCCGGCGAAGCCCTGAACGCCCGGCTGGCCGTCGGTGGACGGCCAGCTGTTGAACCGGGGCGTCTCTGACGCCGCACGCTTGCGCGGGCCGAAGCCCAGCGAGCCTTTGCGTGGTCTGCTTGGTTGTGGCATCGTTATCTCTCCGTGAGGGTCAGCGGAGCGAGGGTGGCGAACATCGCTTCTTCGGTTCGCACGACCTCGCTCCCCTGGTTTGGAACCGTATTCAGCCAGAGGTCGAACCCGCCGTCGTCGCGGCCGTCCGCGACGGCGTCCGGGTCCACTCCGAGGATGGCCGGTAGCCCCCGCTCTGGCGCGCCGAAGGCGACGGTCATGTCGCCCTCGGACGCCCGGCGCTGGACTACGCGGCCGAGCCTGTCGACGGAGAGGACCTCCCCGTGCCGCGAAGCGGCGACGGTGAGGCCCGCGTCGTCTCGCTGTAGTGCCGCATCGAGGTCCGAGACGTCGACGCCGAATCCCGGTGGGGATTCGTCGACGAGTTTCGCCCGGACCGGCCGTCGCGAAGAGACCCTGACGGTGACGCGCTCCCCCTCGGCCGGCGCCGCCATCTGCGGCGGCACCGGGAGGGAGATCGGGTGTTGCAGTCCGCAATTGACCCGGACGCGCCCATCAGCTCCGACCTCGGTCACGATTCCCTGTCTTAACGACCCCGAACCCTCAGATCCGGAGCCGGTCTGTGAACGGACGCGGAGCGGCGGCAAGACGCCCGCGTACTCTAGTTCGTCCCGCCGCCCCCAGGCCTCCTTTCGGAGGTACGGGGGCGTGGCGGCGTACCGAAGGACGGTTTCGACGAACCCGTCCTCCCACTTCCCCGCTCCGTCCGGATCGGGGAAGACTGTCAGCCGATCAGCCCGGAACACCGTGGCCGCGCGGGCCACGTATCCGAGCTTCCGCGTCGCCTCGCGGCGATCTTCGGCCTCCCGTACGAGGGAGGATGGCACGAGTACGCTGGTCGTCATGCCGTGACGCTTCCACGCCACGCCACTAGACTGTAGCGATTAGTCACCCGCCCTACCTTAAAAAGAACGCGCTTCACGCGCGCGTTGAGACGCCGTCTCATGGGCCGCTCTCTCGCGGGAACGGCTTCCAGCCAGCGGGTGGCTCCCGGTCGACCGTCGGTCTGAAGACGCTCAACCGGCCACGGCGTCGGGCGCGGGCGAGCCCGGGCCCGATGCATCTGTGATCCCACACCCCTGGTTCGTGTCGCCTTCCCACGATTACGCCGCCGTTTCGGAAGTCTTTTATCCCTCTCACCCTCCACAATCTAATGCACTCACCCGCGGTGGTAGTGTAGTGGTATCACAGGACCCTGCCACGGTCCTAACGGGGGTTCAAATCCCCCCCACCGCACTTCTCGCGAACGCTAACCGGCGAGC of the Halomicrobium salinisoli genome contains:
- a CDS encoding 50S ribosomal protein L22, which encodes MGISYSVDADPDTTAKAMLRERQMSHKHSKAIAREIKGMTAGEAVSYLEDVIEGETSVPFKSHNSGVGHRSDIDGWDAGRYPEKASEAFLDLLENAIGNADHQGFDGESMEIMHVAAHKVGEQQGRKPRAMGRADPWNSPEVDVELVLEEVAE
- a CDS encoding RNA methyltransferase; its protein translation is MTTSVLVPSSLVREAEDRREATRKLGYVARAATVFRADRLTVFPDPDGAGKWEDGFVETVLRYAATPPYLRKEAWGRRDELEYAGVLPPLRVRSQTGSGSEGSGSLRQGIVTEVGADGRVRVNCGLQHPISLPVPPQMAAPAEGERVTVRVSSRRPVRAKLVDESPPGFGVDVSDLDAALQRDDAGLTVAASRHGEVLSVDRLGRVVQRRASEGDMTVAFGAPERGLPAILGVDPDAVADGRDDGGFDLWLNTVPNQGSEVVRTEEAMFATLAPLTLTER
- a CDS encoding 30S ribosomal protein S19, which encodes MSSEYQIGHEGEFTYRGHTLDELQEMELEEVVELLPARMRRSIERGLSEEKQKLLEDAREADPEETANDPIRTHLRDMPIVPEMVDLTFAVHNGQSFERVRVEPEMIGHYLGEFQLTRTSVEHGQAGIGATRSSKFVPLK
- a CDS encoding 50S ribosomal protein L23, producing the protein MSWDVIKHPHVTEKAMNDMDFENKLQFAVDSSATKGDVVEAVEEQYDVTVEKITTQNTMDGEKKAVVRLSEDDDAQEVASRIGVF
- the rpl3p gene encoding 50S ribosomal protein L3 — encoded protein: MPQPSRPRKGSLGFGPRKRAASETPRFNSWPSTDGQPGVQGFAGYKAGMTHVVLVNDEPDSPREGMEETVPVTVVETPPMRAVAVRAYEDTPYGQRPLTEVWADEFHSELDRALDLPEEHDADGAEAQIRDALDAGNLADVRVVTHTVPDELANVPKKKPDVMETRVGGGSLSDRLDHALDLVQDGGEHAMNDVFRAGEFTDVAAVTKGKGTQGPVKRWGVQKRKGKHARQGWRRRIGNLGPWNPSRVRSTVPQQGQTGYHQRTELNKRLIDIGEGDDASVEGGFVNYGEVDGSYTLVKGSVPGPDKRVVRFRPAVRPNEQPRLDPEVRYVSQESNQG
- a CDS encoding 50S ribosomal protein L2, encoding MGRRIQGQRRGRGTPTFRAPSHRYKADLSHRKVEDGDVVAGTVVDVEHDPARSAPVAAVEFEDGERRLVLAPEGVGTGDELQVGVSASIEPGNTLPLAEIPEGVPICNVEANPGDGGKFARASGVSAQLMTHDRNVAVVQLPSGEVKRLDPDCRATIGVVAGGGRTEKPMVKAGNKHHKMKARGTKWPNVRGVAMNAVDHPFGGGGRQHPGKPKSISRNAPPGRKVGDISSKRTGRGGDE
- the rpl4p gene encoding 50S ribosomal protein L4, yielding MQATVRDLDGDDAGEVDLPEVFETTVRTDLIQRAVRAAQANRKQDHGADDYAGLRTPAESFGSGRGMAHVPRENGQGRRVPQTVGGRPAHPPKEEKDRSLDVNDKERKKAIRSAVAATTDAELVADRGHEFDDDVELPLVLDDEFEDLQKTQEVVDVLESLGVDADIERAEDTKIKAGQGSARGRKYRRPSSILFVTSEEPSRAARNLAGADVTTGREVNAEDLAPGAAPGRLTIWTESALEEVAQR